The following proteins are co-located in the Desulfobacterales bacterium genome:
- a CDS encoding (Fe-S)-binding protein, with amino-acid sequence MPEGTLCNKAPIETEEQLKALLGDKGGETYYDEMKRLDIDQQKLWDTIRKTMKSRMKTWLKICARCGMCADSCFLYRINDCDPKQVPAYKVHSTLGEIIHKKGRVDNEFMHMAMETAWAKCTCCNRCAMYCPHGIDMGVMISYLRGLLYQQGFVPWEMKIGAGMHRVYRAQMDVTPEDFVDTFEWMIEEYEEDYIGLNVPVDKEGADIMYTVNAREVKHYPEDLAEAAILFNIAGEDWTIPSRGWELTSLAMFAGDWEACRLQVESVYEAMERLKPKRMIGTECGHAHRATVVEGPYWAGRKDGLPPVESIHYVEWVAEALRTEKLQIDPAKRIKQPVTIQDSCNYIRNHGLKEVTREIMSYMVEPGYFIDMAPNREHNYCCGGGGGFNGIGLFRPQRNKALITKRDQILNSGAELVIAPCHNCWDAIRDLEEEYKIGIKWSFLKPLLIDMVIVPEEMKPKE; translated from the coding sequence ATGCCGGAAGGTACGCTTTGCAACAAGGCCCCCATTGAAACAGAAGAACAGTTGAAAGCCCTGCTTGGGGACAAGGGCGGCGAAACTTATTACGACGAAATGAAGCGGCTGGATATTGACCAGCAGAAACTCTGGGACACCATCCGCAAGACCATGAAATCACGAATGAAAACATGGCTAAAGATCTGCGCGCGCTGTGGCATGTGCGCGGACAGCTGTTTTCTGTACCGCATCAACGACTGCGACCCAAAACAAGTGCCGGCCTACAAGGTGCATTCCACCCTGGGCGAGATCATCCATAAAAAGGGCCGGGTGGACAATGAATTCATGCATATGGCCATGGAAACCGCCTGGGCGAAATGCACCTGCTGCAACCGATGCGCCATGTATTGTCCGCACGGCATCGACATGGGCGTCATGATCAGCTACCTGCGTGGCCTTCTCTACCAGCAGGGATTTGTCCCGTGGGAGATGAAAATCGGTGCCGGCATGCACCGGGTGTACCGGGCCCAGATGGATGTGACGCCCGAAGATTTTGTCGATACCTTTGAGTGGATGATCGAGGAATACGAGGAGGACTATATCGGCCTGAACGTACCCGTTGACAAAGAGGGCGCGGACATCATGTATACGGTCAACGCCCGGGAAGTCAAGCACTACCCGGAAGACCTGGCCGAGGCGGCCATTCTGTTCAACATTGCCGGTGAAGACTGGACTATACCCAGCCGGGGGTGGGAACTCACCAGCCTGGCCATGTTTGCCGGCGACTGGGAAGCCTGCCGGCTGCAGGTCGAAAGTGTTTACGAGGCCATGGAACGCCTGAAACCCAAACGGATGATCGGCACCGAGTGCGGCCATGCCCATCGGGCAACAGTTGTGGAGGGCCCTTACTGGGCGGGCCGAAAAGATGGATTGCCGCCGGTCGAATCCATCCACTATGTGGAATGGGTGGCAGAAGCCCTGCGGACCGAAAAACTTCAGATTGATCCGGCAAAACGGATCAAGCAGCCGGTCACCATCCAGGATTCCTGCAATTATATCCGCAATCATGGACTAAAGGAGGTTACGCGCGAGATCATGAGCTACATGGTTGAGCCGGGATATTTTATCGATATGGCCCCTAACCGGGAGCATAACTACTGCTGCGGGGGCGGCGGGGGTTTTAACGGGATCGGACTGTTCAGGCCCCAGCGGAACAAGGCGCTGATTACCAAGCGTGACCAGATCCTTAATTCCGGTGCCGAATTGGTGATCGCTCCCTGCCATAACTGCTGGGACGCGATCCGGGACCTTGAGGAAGAATATAAAATCGGCATTAAATGGTCCTTTTTAAAGCCATTGCTCATCGATATGGTCATTGTGCCGGAGGAAATGAAGCCCAAGGAGTAA
- a CDS encoding respiratory nitrate reductase subunit gamma: MYEFLTGPMFYISIAVFVIGLLVRVVLYIKGLDWKLDRVAYRAHPKAGFKGAVRSIIFWLLPFGTRSWRVQPFMTVVFFVFHVGAVAVPLFLMAHNMVLAEKFGVSFFTLNPALADILTWGVLVGAVLLLLRRIALPEVRNMSTAHDYFILALSVAPFLTGLICQYAAADTYSNWLIVHIISGELLLILAPFTKLSHIALYFMSRAQIGMDFGIKRGGLKGKEMAW, from the coding sequence ATGTATGAATTCTTAACCGGGCCAATGTTTTACATCTCAATTGCCGTCTTTGTCATCGGCCTTCTGGTCCGGGTGGTCCTCTATATCAAGGGGCTGGACTGGAAGCTCGACCGGGTGGCCTACCGGGCGCACCCCAAAGCCGGATTCAAGGGGGCGGTCCGATCGATTATTTTCTGGCTGCTTCCGTTCGGCACCCGCAGCTGGCGGGTACAGCCGTTCATGACCGTAGTATTTTTCGTCTTTCATGTCGGCGCGGTTGCGGTGCCCCTTTTCCTGATGGCCCACAACATGGTGCTGGCTGAGAAATTCGGGGTTTCCTTTTTTACCCTGAACCCGGCATTAGCAGACATCCTGACATGGGGGGTACTTGTGGGCGCAGTCCTGCTTCTGCTGCGCCGCATCGCCCTGCCCGAGGTCCGGAACATGTCAACGGCCCATGATTACTTTATCCTGGCGCTTTCCGTGGCCCCCTTCCTTACCGGTCTGATCTGCCAGTACGCAGCCGCTGATACGTATTCGAACTGGCTAATTGTTCATATCATTTCCGGTGAATTGCTGCTGATTCTTGCGCCGTTTACCAAACTCTCGCACATCGCGCTCTATTTCATGTCCCGGGCCCAGATCGGAATGGACTTCGGCATTAAGCGCGGCGGATTAAAGGGGAAAGAAATGGCGTGGTAA